The Leifsonia sp. ZF2019 DNA segment ACGGCGTCGCGCCGGACCACCCTCGCATCAAGGGGATCATCACGGCGCTGCGCGACGTTCTCGACCGCGGCGACATCCGCATCTTCGGCAACGTCACCTTCGGGACGGACATCACGCTCGACGACCTCAAGCGGCACTACAACGCCGTGATCTTCGCGACGGGAGCCGTGCGCGACGCCGGTCTGGACATCCCCGGCATCGATCTGACGGGCTCCTACGGCGCCGCCGACTTCGTCAGCTGGTTCGACGGGCACCCCGACGTGCCCCGCACCTGGCCGTTGGAGGCCGAGTCGGTCGCGGTGATCGGCAACGGGAACGTCGCCCTCGACGTCTCGCGGATCCTGGCCAAGCACGCCGAGGACCTCCTGCCGACCGAGATCCCCGACAACGTCTTCGAGATCCTCAAGGACTCGCCCGTGACCGACGTGCACGTCTTCGGGCGCCGCGGCCCGGCCCAGGTGAAGTTCACGCCGCTGGAACTGCGCGAGCTGGGCGAGCTGCGCGACGTCGACATGATCGTCTACGACGAGGACTTCGACTACGACGAGCAGTCGAAGGACGCGATCGCCAGCAACAAGCAGGTCATGGTGATCGACCGCGTGCTGCAGCAGTGGCGTCAGCGCGAGGTCGGTTCGGCCTCCCGTCGCCTGCACCTGCACTTCTACGCCAAGCCGTTGGAGGTGCTGTCGGACGACGACGGTCGCGTGCGGGCGATCCGCTACGAGCGCACCGAGCCGGACGGCGAAGGCGGCGTGCGTGGCACCGGCGAGGTGCGCGAGATCGAGATCCAGGCCCTGTACCGCGCCGTCGGCTACTTCGGATCCCCGCTGCCCGACATCCCCTTCGACAAGAAGCACGGCGTCATCCCGAACCACGAGGGTCAGGTGCTCCGCACGGAGGACAACGAGCGCATGTACGGCGTCTACGCCACAGGGTGGATCAAGCGCGGCCCCGTGGGGCTCATCGGGCACACCAAGTCCGATGCGATGGAGACGATCAAGCACGTGATCAACGATCAGGGAAACTGGTGGTCCCCCACCGACCCTGATGAGGAATCGGTGGAGAACCTGCTCCGCGAACGAGGTGTGGAGTACACCGATCTCGACGGCTGGCACAACCTCGACGAGCACGAGCAGGCGCTCGGAGCCGAGCGTGGTCGCGCCCGCATCAAGGTCGTCCCGCGCGACGAGATGGTGCGCGTGTCGAACCGCACGGCCGTCTCCGCCTCGACCGAGGACTAGGGCGTGTAGCTAAACGCATTTGGGTGCGTTGGGGTGAGTCTTGGACCCGTGTCGCGTGATGTGATCTCGGATGAGGCGTGGGCGGTGATCGGTCCGTTGTTCCCATCGGTGAAGTCGACGGGTCGGCCGCCGGTGGATCGGCGTACGGTGGTCGAGGCGACGGCGTGGCGGTTCCGGACCGGGGCGCCGTGGAGGGATGTGCCGGAGCGGTTCGGGAACTGGAACACGATCTACAAGAACTTCAACCGGTGGTCCGGGCAGGGTGTGTGGGCGCGGGTGTTGGAGAAGACGCAGTCGCTCGCGCAGCGGTCCGGAGATTTGGACTGGGTCGCGTCGATCGATTCCACGATCGTGCGCGTGCACCAGCACGGAGCGACCCTGCCACGCGCCACGGGGGGCTACATCGAACTACAAGAAGTTTGGTGACGAGCCGCCCGATCACGCGATCGGTCGCTCCCGCGGCGGTCTGACGACCAAGAGCCACCTCGTCTGCGACGGGAAGGGCCGCGCGCTGGCGTTCGTTCTCACGTCAGGGCAGACGGCGGATACGAGCATGCTGACCGCGACGCTCAGCGAGATCCGCGTCCCCGGTGCCCGCGGCAGACCACGCTCACTCCCGGACCGAGTGCTCGCGGACAAGGGCTACCCTTCGAAGGCGAACCGGGCTTGGTTGCGGGAACGAGGGATCTCGGTGACGATCCCGGAGCGCGACGATCAGATCGCCTACCGACGCAAGCGGCGCGGGCGGCCGATCGACTTCGGTGAGCAGCAGCGGGCCCGCTACCGCGGCCGAAATGTCGTCGAGCGGTGCTTCAACAAGCTCAAACAATGGCGCGGGATCGCGATGCGCTCAGACAAGACCGCCCGCAACTACTATGCCGGGCTCTGCCTCGCCGCCACCCTCCACTGGGTAGGGACGCTCACGACCTGACGAGCGCGAGGTCGGACCTTCAGATGTCGAGGTCCTCGACGTCGGGGACCGTGAGCGCTGTCATCGTGGCTTGGACCAGCTCTGGCGGTAACTCGTTCGCCATCGCCGCAGTATCGGGGAAGACCGACAGAGATCGTTGACCTGACCGCCACCAGTCTTCCGACCACGTCCTTGGGTTGTTCCATACGGGGGCGTCCTCGTGTGGTGAGATGAAGAGTCGCCAGTTCGGACCCTCGCGCTGGTAGACCGCGATCTGTCCTCCGGAGGTCGCATACACGCGGTAGGTGATCGAGCGCGAACCGTCCTGACTCTCGAACCGCAAGAGCTGACGCCCCGTAAAACGCTTCACCGTGATCACCGGGCCATCGCTGACGTCGACTTCGACTTCGCCCATCTTCTCCGCTCCTCGCTCCTGCTCTCGTGCTGCGACGAACAACCGCAGGCCTGAAGCCACTGCGGCAGAGAGCCCCCCGGCAAGTTCCGCCGCCCGGTCGAATAGCGCCGCATCGTCAGCAGACACATACACGTTCCGAGTAGCCATGCGCATAAGTATGCGCACATCTTGGAGCCGAGTCAACCGGCCATCTCGATCGCACGACGCTCTTTAGCAACACGGCCTAGGCGGCCGACCGGCGGACGCGGAGCGCGCCGGGAGTGGCTGGGCCCGGCGCCGGCATGCCAGTCTGAGGGGATGACGCGCGCGCAGGAGTGGCGGCCGGATGTGCTCGGCGAGCCGTTCGAGCAGCTCACGTTGCCATTGACGCCCGACGCCGAGGGCGAGGTCGTGGCCACGCTGGTGCGCTACGCGCCGCCTCCCCGGCTCGCCGACCTGTGGTCGCACCGACCCGCGGCCGATGTCGACGTGCTGTACGTGCACGGCTGGTCCGACTACTTCTTCCAGAAGGAGCTGGCGCGTTTCTGGCACGATCGCGGGGCACGGTTCTACGCGCTCGATCTGCGCAAGTACGGCCGGAGTCTGCGCGAGGGGCAGACTCCCGGATTCGTCGACGACCTGGCGACGTACGACGAGGACATCGCTGCGGCGCTCGACGCCATCGGCCATGCGTCCGGTGACGGTCGCCGTCTGCTGCTGCTGGGTCACTCGACCGGCGGACTCACGCTCAGCCTCTGGATCGATCGGCACCCCGGCCGGGCGCACGCGCTCGTGCTGAACAGCCCGTGGCTGGAGTTCCAGGCCGGCGGCCCCGGCAGGGCGGCGCTGGCCCCGCTGATCGATCTGCACGCCCGCCTCGACCCGAAGGCGGCCATGCCGAACGTCGACCTGGGCTACTACACACGGTCCGTGTCCGCGACGATGGACGGCGAGTGGGACTACGACCTGGCCTGGCGGCCGGTGCGCGGTTTCCGCGTGCATCCCGCGTGGCTGACCGCCGTGCTCGCCGGGCACGCGCGGGTCGCGGCCGGGTTGTCGTTGGACGTGCCCGTGCTGACCCTCCTCTCGGCGCGGTCGGCACTGCTGCCCTACTGGACGCCGGAGATGATGAGCAGCGACGTCGTGCTGGTGGTGCAGGACATCGCCGTGCGGGCTCTGCGCCTGGCGCCGACCGTGACGGTCTCGCGCATAGACGGAGCCCTGCACGACGTGTTCCTGTCGCGCGAGCCGGTGCGCGCGGCCGCCTACGGTGAGGTCGAGCGCTGGCTGCGCGGGTACGTCAGCGGAAGTTGACGAACTGGAGGGCGACGTCGAGGTCGGCGCCCTTCAGCAGGGCCATGGTGGCCTGGAGGTCGTCCCGGCTCTTCGACGAGACCCGGAGCTCGTCGCCCTGGATCTGCGCCTTGACCGACTTGGGGGCCTCGTCGCGGATCAGCTTCGAGATCTTCTTGGCGGCATCCTGCTCGATGCCGTTCTTGAGCCCGATCTCGATGCGGAACTCCTTGCCGGACGCGTATGGGTCTCCCGCGTCGAGCGACTTGAGCGTGATGCCACGCTTGATCATCTTGGACTCGACGACCTCGAGCACGGCCTTCACCCGCTCCTCGGTGTTGGCCTTGAGCAGGATCTTCTCGCCGCTCCACTCGACCGACGCGCCGACGTTCTTGAAGTCGTAGCGCTGCTCGACCTCCTTGCGCGCCTGGTTGACGGCGTTGTCCGCCTCCATCTTGTCGACCTTGCTGACGACGTCGAACGTGGAGTCTGCCACGGTATCTGCCTCACTCTACGCAAAAATGCTGATCATTGGATATTGTTTGCCTACGTCAATTGTAAGTAGGCACGTGGACAATGACTTTACCGCTGGCTCACGCTTTGCGAATCGGCCCACTAACGTCATCCTAAGGCGGCGCAGGGGTGTTGAAGCGTCCGGATGCGTCGTACCCATCCGAGCCGTCGCCCGAGCTCTCAGAATAGGACCGATCCGGGACGAATTGTGATACATCGGTACGCCGCGAAGTCCCTAGATCGCAGTCGGGGGGGCGTCACTGTCATGCTAACCATCGACTAATGGCACGTCGCTGAGGCGGATCGCCCGTCCGCGATTCGTGGTGCGCACTCGGCCGGGATTCCTGCTGGACACGGGCGAGGTTCCAGCCGGCTGACTCGACAGGGTTAACGGCCGGGTGATTTCGCCGGAGCGACCGCGAGATGAGGCGGATGCGGGTCGGAAGTCATGACACATTGGCGTGATCGTGAACGAGCTTTGACGATCGGGGTCGCCGCTAGACGTCTAGTGCTGTGTGACTGACCGGAGCGTCGAGAGACAGGACAGGTATCCGTGTATAACAATGCTGGTGGAACGGGAGTCATCGTGGGTGGAACCCTCGCCGCCACGGGCTTCAATGCGTTCGGAGCGCTCTTCCTGGGCATCGCCGCGATCCTCGGGGGGCTGATGCTCATGCGCCCGTACCTCATCCGCCGAGCGCAGCGCATCGACGCTTCGTCGTCGATCCACTAGCGCGTGGGCGCGGATCGCATGTCGAGCGGGCCGAATTTGTCTACCGATGGGGTGAAGGTCGCACGGACCAGCCGACTTGGCATCCCTTCCGGCGGGCGATGGGTGCGGATTACGGTGGCGCTGGCTTTCGTGGCGGCGGCCGCGCTCATCCTGTGGAACGTCTCGTTCATCGGAACACTAGAGGCAAAGATTGGGGTGTGGTGGATGGATCTGGTGCTCCCCGGCAAGATCGCGGGCATCGGCAACTCCCTCGTATACAACTTCGAGAACCACGCTCGAGGAGTTCGCGTGACGGCCGAGTGTAGCGTGGCCGTCCTGATCGTGCCGGTCCTGCTCCTCGGCGCCCTGGTTTCGGGATTGACGCGGGTTCCCTTAAGGCGCCTGTTCCGTGCACTCCTTGTGGCTGTGGCGGTCCAGTGTCTCGTGAACCAGATCCGGCTCGCCCTAATCCTCACCACCTACCAATTCTTCGGCCGTTCCGGCTTTGACCTCTCACATGTGCTGGTGGGCTCGTTCCTGTCGATAATTGGCGTCGCCTTCGCATTCTTGTTAGTTGTCAAATCCGGGCGAGGAGAGGTTCGCGCCAAACGGCGCCCGGCTCATGCTTAGTCCAGTTCTGGGCGCGATCTCGCTCTCTCTCGTCGTTGCGTTCCTGTTTTACGTGACCTCTATCCTGGTGCCTTTTCTCGGGCTCAAGCCCAGAGCGCCAGGGGACGCGTCGAAGTTCGAGTGGCATTTCATGATCCCGTGTCGCGATGAGGAGGCCGTGATCGATGACACGCTCAGTCGCCTGCGCTCGAACTTTGCAGACGTGCATGTCTGGGTGATCGATGACGATAGCGACGATCAGACGGCGCAGCGAGTTCACGACTGGTCGGCTCGGGACCCGAACATCCACCTCGTTCAACGCCGTCGGCCGCAGGCTCGAACGGGGAAGGGTGACGCGCTCAACGCTGCGTTCCACGAGCTCCAGTCGTTTCGCAGCAGACAGCCCACTGCGCGCGCGGCGGACGAGACCGTGGTCGTCGTCTTGGATGCGGATGGGGAGCTCGAACGGCACGCGTTGGAGTATGCCGCGAGCGATGGGGTGTTCGGCGATGAGGTAGTGGGTGCCGCGCAGGTCACGGTGAGAATGAAGAACCGGGGCGAGCGCAAACCCATCGCGGATGGTAACTGGATGCACAATGCCGCTGCTAGATACCTTATTCGCATGCAGGATCTAGAGTTTCGCACGATCATCGCCGCGATGCAATCGCTTCGTGGCGTTTCCAACACCGTGGGTTTGGGGGGCAACGGGCAATTTACTCGACTCTCTGCGCTCGAGACTATTGCTACCCGTTATGGAGAGCCGTGGCACGGCTCGCTCCTGGAGGACTACGAATTGGGTGTACACGTGCTCTTGTCCGGCATGCAGGTGCGTCACATCCATGAGAGCTGGGTCGAGCAGGAAGGCCTCACGAGCTATCGTCGATTCTTCACTCAAAGGACCCGGTGGTGCCAGGGCAATATCCAATGCGCCCGATACATCGGTCCTATCGCGCGTTCACCGGAGTTCTCGAACGTGGGTGTGCTCGAGACCGCCTATTACCTGCTTCTGCCGTTCCTGCAGCTGATCGGGGTCGCTATCTGGCTGTACCTGGGATACTTCACAATCTCAGCAATCAGCCTCAACCCGGAGTATTGGGGCAGCCAAGCCTGGGTCTGGATCGCCCTGGTATTCGTGACGGGGGTGCTTCCGTTTGCGATCTGGGGCCCCGTTTATCAGAGGCGATGTGAGAGATCGGCTTCGCCCGTGTGGGGAATCCTCTGGGGCCTCGGGGTGTGGCTCTACGTCGCATACACGTACGTGACGCTCGCCAGGGCGTTCGCGAGGATAGTTCTCCGGCGGAACGGATGGGCGAAGACTCGAAGGAACGCAGAGACGCTTTCGGGGCCGGTAGCGAAGGAGAGCTGAGATGACGACACCAGTCAAGCCGGACGTCCGGACGGGCAGGTCTCGTGCGCGTGGCACACGGATGCGTGCATCGCTGGCGTGTGTCCAGGTGGCCGTGCTGAGCGTGGTCTATGTCGTCGCGGGCGCGTCGATCCTCTGGGTTGGAGCAGGAAGCACTGTAGTCAGCGGAACGCCGGCGACTTTGGCCCTCTTCTTGGTGTTTGGTGGGTTCCTCCAAGCCGGCCGCAAGTTCGCACTCGATTTCTTGACCTCGGGATCGAGGTTTGCCGCACTAGTGGCGACCTTGGCAGTCGCAGATTGCTCCCTGGCGGTCGGGACGTATCTCTGGTGGGACTGGTCCACGTTGTACTTCGTCGGATGGATGGCTACGTTTGCCTTCGTCTCCGTGGGGGTGAACGGCGTGGTGGCCGTCGTGACGGCGTCGCTCAAGCGGCAGGGGTGGCTGATCCAGGCCGCTTCCGTTTTCGCCTCGGCGGTCGCGGTGTGGGGTGTCTGGTCGACGAGCGATGTCTGGAGAGACGGGGTCCTGATTCCCCTCACTACGCTCATATTGGCGACAGTGCTCATCGGCGGCCTGATTGCCGCCTGGGTGAGAAGCGTGCGCGGGAGAGGGTAGCTTTGTGGCCGCCCGTGTCCAGTTCGGTAGATCGAGCTGTGGGTTAACCGTAGGGTGAAGTTCTTGCCTCGTCGCTCTAAGGGTGCCGGGTGAGTCCCTGGCCGACGCACGATACAATGGTGAAAGAGAATGTATCGAGTCGACCGGGTCGTGCGGCAGCGACGCTCGGCCTCGCAGCCCTGATCGCTGTCGCAGCCACCGGTACCGGACTGGTCGTAGCACAGGCGGCATCTGACGACTCCTTTCCTTGTTCGAGTGGCTGCACGACCGCGACGGATTGGACAGCACCCGCCACCACAGAGGCGACATTCGTCGTCCAGGCCGGCGAGGGTGCGCAGGTCACCGGACGCTACAAGATCAAGAAGGGGCACACGCTCCACATCGGTCCAGGCGAGATCGGCGGCAACGGCGGCGCATCTCAGATCGTCGACAACGGCACTCGTGTGATCGTTGCAGGCGCCGACGGAGGCGACGCGTCCTCGGGAGCACCGGGCGGTAGCGCGGGCTTCGGGCAGGGCGACACGATCGCGTCAGGTATCATCTGGCCTGGGAAATCAGGTTTCGGCGGGAACGATGGAACCGCCACTAGTGGGGGGCCTGGACTAACCGGCGGCGTCATAGGTGACGCGTCCAGCACTTACGCTGGTTCTGGTGGCGGAGGTGGCTTTGGTGGCGGTGGCGGCGGAGGTGGGAACGCTCCCGCATCCGGCGCTGGCGGCATCGGCGGGCAAGGCGGCGTAGCGGGCGAGTCTGGCGGTTATGGGGGCGGAGGAAAGAACTCGTCCGGCAGCGCCGTAAGCTACGGCGGTGTCGGAGGCGGCGGTGTTAACAGCGGCGGCGCGGGTGGTGATGGCGGCGAAAACACCAATCAGGGCAAGGGGGGTGGTGACGGCGGCGGCGGCTACTCAGGTGGTGGTGGCGGCGGCGGGAACGTCCTGGGTGATGGCAGTAATCGGACCCTCGGCGGTGGCGGCGGAAGCAGCTTCGCTGCTTCTGGCGTCGCACAGTCGCAGGCTGTGGAGTCACACACGGGAACCCCGACTGTCACGATGTCGTCGGTCGTTCAGGCGCCCATCTTCTCTGATGACGCGCCTCCCAGCCCCGTTCGCCGGGGAACCGGAGTGTCGTACGAATTCCGCGCCGACGGCATCCCGAGCGGGAACGTCACCTACGGGGTTGAGGGCGACCTGCCGCCGGGTTTGAGCCTGGACCCGCAGACTGGAAAGCTGACCGGGACTGCTGACACCGTCGGCAATTACACGTTCCAGGTGACGGCAACGAATGCCGTCGACACGACTGTTGGCACCGAGCACACCGTCGTGGTGAACGACGCGCCTTCGTTCACGGGGGGTGGACTTGGCGCAGGTGTGGTCGACGATTACTACAACTCGTCGCTGACCGTTGACAGCAATAACGGTGGGGCTCTCAGTATCCAGCTTGGTTCTGGCAACCTCCCACCCGGGCTAAGTCTGGGCGGCGGGTCCGCTGGGAAGGCCACTCTCAGTGGCACCCCCACCACCGCTGGCTCATTCACATTTAGTATCGACGCCGTCAACTCGGTGGATACCACAAACTCTGGAGATCTCACCGTCGTGATCTCTCCAGGCAAGCCCACTTTCACGGCAGCCAGGCCCGAGGATGGTTCTCTGAACACGTCGTATCAGGCATATCAGTTCGAAGCCAACAGCCACGGTGGTGGGGCGCTCACTTATGCCACTTCGTCCGGATCGTTACCGCCGGGTCTGACACTCAGTTCTGGCGGAAAGCTGTCCGGAACGCCGACGGAACTCGGCTCGTTCACTTTCAGGGTTCGCGTGACCAATAGCGCAGGGTCGACGGACACAGGCGACCTAACTGTGAAGATTGGGGCTGTGGCTCCGATATGGCAGTCGGGTGCTCCGACGACGACGGCCACCGTTGGCGTGCCGTACAAGTTTGAGTTGCGGGCGTCCGGCGAGCCAGCTCCGACCTTCTCGGCGTACACCGACGGTGGTGGGGCGATGCCGCCTGGCCTTCAGGTTCAGCAAGAGGCGGACGGCAAATGGTATCTTGCGGGCACGCCCACCACGGCTGGTGTATATGATCACGTCGCGTTCTGGGCGATCAACGATGCGGGCAGTGTGTACGCGCCTCGAAGCGGCTGGTACACGATCACGGTTGGTGCGCCTCCGACATTCACCGCGGATACGCCGGAGGACGGCGTAGTGGACTCCACTTACAGCTATTCGTTTGCTGCGAATTCGAACAACGGCGGGAACGTCACTTATGCGGTCAAGTCGGGAAGTCTGCCGGACGGGTTGGGCCTGACGCTAAATGGAACGTTGTCTGGCACGCCCACCACGGCTGGGTCCTTCCAGTTCACGGTGACGGCAACGAACAGCGCCGGGTCGACAGACTCTGGCGTGATCACCGTGAAGATCGTCGCGGGTGCGCCGACGTTCTCGGCAAAGACGCCGTCTACGACGGCGACGGTGGGAGAGGCTTACTCGACCTACTCATTCACAGCCGTTTCCCACGGCGGCGGCGCGGTCTCCTTCGCGGTGGGCTCTGGAACTCTTCCGACAGGACTGACTCTGGACTCCGGTGGATCGCTGCACGGCACGCCGAGTTCGGCAGGTTCCTTCACGTTCAGTGTGGACGCGACGAACTCGGTCGGGTCCGCCAACAGCGGGGACATCACGATCACGGTTGTTCCGGCTCCGGAGGCGCCGACGTTTACGGCGGATGCTCCGCCGGCGTCGGGGACGGTTGGTGTGGCGTATTCGTATACGTTCAAGGCTGATGGTGTTCCTTCCGGTGGTGTGAGTTATGCGGTGAAGTCGGGGACGTTGCCTGATGGGTTGGCTCTGAACACGAGTTCGGGTGTGTTGTCGGGTACTCCGACGACTCCGGGTGCGCATACGTTTGTTGTTGAGGCGACGAACGCGAAGGGGTCGACGGCGGGTGCGTCGCATACGATCACGGTTGTTCCGGCTCCGGAGGCGCCGACGTTTACGGCGGATGCTCCGCCGGCGTCGGGGACGGTTGGTGTGGCGTATTCGTATACGTTCAAGGCTGATGGTGTTCCTTCCGGTGGTGTGAGTTATGCGGTGAAGTCGGGGACGTTGCCTGATGGGTTGGCTCTGAACACGAGTTCGGGTGTGTTGTCGGGTACTCCGACGACTCCGGGTGCGCATACGTTTGTTGTTGAGGCGACGAACGCGAAGGGGTCGACGGCGGGTGCGTCGCATACGATCACGGTTGTTCCGGCTCCGGAGGCGCCGACGTTTACGGCGGATGCTCCGCCGGCGTCGGGGACGGTTGGTGTGGCGTATTCGTATACGTTCAAGGCTGATGGTGTTCCTTCCGGTGGTGTGAGTTATGCGGTGAAGTCGGGGACGTTGCCTGATGGGTTGGCTCTGAACACGAGTTCGGGTGTGTTGTCGGGTACTCCGACGACTCCGGGTGCGCATACGTTTGTTGTTGAGGCGACGAACGCGAAGGGGTCGACGGCGGGTGCGTCGCATACGATCACGGTTGTTCCGGCTCCGGAGGCGCCGACGTTTACGGCGGATGCTCCGCCGGCGTCGGGGACGGTTGGTGTGGCGTATTCGTATACGTTCAAGGCTGATGGTGTTCCTTCCGGTGGTGTGAGTTATGCGGTGAAGTCGGGGACGTTGCCTGATGGGTTGGCTCTGAACACGAGTTCGGGTGTGTTGTCGGGTACTCCGACGACTCCGGGTGCGCATACGTTTGTTGTTGAGGCGACGAACGCGAAGGGGTCGACGGCGGGTGCGTCGCATACGATCACGGTTGTTCCGGCTCCGGAGGCGCCGACGTTTACGGCGGATGCTCCGCCGGCGTCGGGGACGGTTGGTGTGGCGTATTCGTATACGTTCAAGGCTGATGGTGTTCCTTCCGGTGGTGTGAGTTATGCGGTGAAGTCGGGGACGTTGCCTGATGGGTTGGCTCTGAACACGAGTTCGGGTGTGTTGTCGGGTACTCCGACGACTCCGGGTGCGCATACGTTTGTTGTTGAGGCGACGAACGCGAAGGGGTCGACGGCGGGCGCGTCGCATACGATCACGGTTGGGGTTCCGATGCCGGTCGTGAGTGGTGATGACGGCGGCGATCCCGCGACCGTGGATGGAAAGGACGGAATCCCGGGTGCGACCATCACGATCCGGGAGGCCCCTGCGGACGGTTCGAGGGCGATTGGTGACGAGTTGGGCAGCAACACGGTTAGATCGGATGGCACCTGGAGTGTGTTGCTGACACGGAATCCGGATACGTCAACAATGACGGTGACCCAAACCTTTGACGGGGTGACTTCCGATCCGCGGGACTACGCCTTCGATCTGAACGGCCCCGTCATCGATCCTGCAGTTGCGGCGATGCTTGCCATTCCGGGGATCTTCATCGGTGTCGGGGTGTATCGGAGACGGCGGGCGTCTGCCTGAGCGCAACTCGCGAACAAACTGGGGAGGCCGTGCGCACGCGCGGCCTCCCTTAGCGCGACCACAGCGTTAGCGGTCGCGGGCGATCGTGCTCCTGTAGTGCGTCGTGTTCGCGGAAGCGGGGGTGGAGTTCGTCGGCATCTCGGCGGGCGAGACGGCGAACCTGGAGAAGGGGCGTGAGGAACGTTCTGGTGACAGGTTGACCTGCCCCACGGATTAGGTTCCAGTTTCGGTGGCTAACTGGTGGCCTGATCCGGAAGGCTCATCCTCATGCCCCGTCCTATCCGCAGGAGTTCCGCGCTCTCGAACTGGATCCGCCAGGATGACATCGACAATGGCGGCCGGCCCGGTGTCCCGTCGTCGGAGTCGGCTGAGCTGCGGGCCGCGAAGCGCGTCAGCGAGCGGACGGTGCACAAGCTGATGCGTCGTGCCTGCATCTATGGGCTCCCCGGGCCGACCCACACCAAACGACTCCGAGGCGTCGTCACGGCCGATGATCTCGTGAACCGGAAGTTCGCCAGGCCTCGCCCGAACGAGCTCTGGGTCACGGACATCACGCAGCACCGCACGCGCGAGGCTGGGTCTACTGCGCCGCGGTACTCGACGCCTACAGTCGCCGCATCATCGGCTGGTCCATCGACTTCAAGCATGGCTGGTACACGTATCGCGGCTGCATTCTCGATGATGGCGACTGCGCTGGCGATCGCACGGTAGGTGAATCTGAGCTCGAAGTGACCGCCACCTGTACGCACCGAGGGCTTCCTGGATGATGCGCTCGTCAATGAAGGGCGAGAGGCCGGGGTGAAAGAGCACATCGCGACAGTTTTGGAGCAGACTCTCAGATAGCCGT contains these protein-coding regions:
- a CDS encoding alpha/beta hydrolase; this encodes MTRAQEWRPDVLGEPFEQLTLPLTPDAEGEVVATLVRYAPPPRLADLWSHRPAADVDVLYVHGWSDYFFQKELARFWHDRGARFYALDLRKYGRSLREGQTPGFVDDLATYDEDIAAALDAIGHASGDGRRLLLLGHSTGGLTLSLWIDRHPGRAHALVLNSPWLEFQAGGPGRAALAPLIDLHARLDPKAAMPNVDLGYYTRSVSATMDGEWDYDLAWRPVRGFRVHPAWLTAVLAGHARVAAGLSLDVPVLTLLSARSALLPYWTPEMMSSDVVLVVQDIAVRALRLAPTVTVSRIDGALHDVFLSREPVRAAAYGEVERWLRGYVSGS
- a CDS encoding EXLDI protein, producing MGEVEVDVSDGPVITVKRFTGRQLLRFESQDGSRSITYRVYATSGGQIAVYQREGPNWRLFISPHEDAPVWNNPRTWSEDWWRSGQRSLSVFPDTAAMANELPPELVQATMTALTVPDVEDLDI
- a CDS encoding exosortase/archaeosortase family protein — its product is MGADRMSSGPNLSTDGVKVARTSRLGIPSGGRWVRITVALAFVAAAALILWNVSFIGTLEAKIGVWWMDLVLPGKIAGIGNSLVYNFENHARGVRVTAECSVAVLIVPVLLLGALVSGLTRVPLRRLFRALLVAVAVQCLVNQIRLALILTTYQFFGRSGFDLSHVLVGSFLSIIGVAFAFLLVVKSGRGEVRAKRRPAHA
- a CDS encoding FAD-dependent oxidoreductase; the protein is MTKLRLAIVGAGPAGIYAADILLKAERGFDVSIDLFEQLPAPYGLVRYGVAPDHPRIKGIITALRDVLDRGDIRIFGNVTFGTDITLDDLKRHYNAVIFATGAVRDAGLDIPGIDLTGSYGAADFVSWFDGHPDVPRTWPLEAESVAVIGNGNVALDVSRILAKHAEDLLPTEIPDNVFEILKDSPVTDVHVFGRRGPAQVKFTPLELRELGELRDVDMIVYDEDFDYDEQSKDAIASNKQVMVIDRVLQQWRQREVGSASRRLHLHFYAKPLEVLSDDDGRVRAIRYERTEPDGEGGVRGTGEVREIEIQALYRAVGYFGSPLPDIPFDKKHGVIPNHEGQVLRTEDNERMYGVYATGWIKRGPVGLIGHTKSDAMETIKHVINDQGNWWSPTDPDEESVENLLRERGVEYTDLDGWHNLDEHEQALGAERGRARIKVVPRDEMVRVSNRTAVSASTED
- a CDS encoding glycosyltransferase, producing MLSPVLGAISLSLVVAFLFYVTSILVPFLGLKPRAPGDASKFEWHFMIPCRDEEAVIDDTLSRLRSNFADVHVWVIDDDSDDQTAQRVHDWSARDPNIHLVQRRRPQARTGKGDALNAAFHELQSFRSRQPTARAADETVVVVLDADGELERHALEYAASDGVFGDEVVGAAQVTVRMKNRGERKPIADGNWMHNAAARYLIRMQDLEFRTIIAAMQSLRGVSNTVGLGGNGQFTRLSALETIATRYGEPWHGSLLEDYELGVHVLLSGMQVRHIHESWVEQEGLTSYRRFFTQRTRWCQGNIQCARYIGPIARSPEFSNVGVLETAYYLLLPFLQLIGVAIWLYLGYFTISAISLNPEYWGSQAWVWIALVFVTGVLPFAIWGPVYQRRCERSASPVWGILWGLGVWLYVAYTYVTLARAFARIVLRRNGWAKTRRNAETLSGPVAKES
- a CDS encoding YajQ family cyclic di-GMP-binding protein, which encodes MADSTFDVVSKVDKMEADNAVNQARKEVEQRYDFKNVGASVEWSGEKILLKANTEERVKAVLEVVESKMIKRGITLKSLDAGDPYASGKEFRIEIGLKNGIEQDAAKKISKLIRDEAPKSVKAQIQGDELRVSSKSRDDLQATMALLKGADLDVALQFVNFR